From a region of the uncultured Desulfatiglans sp. genome:
- a CDS encoding Putative nitrogen fixation protein NifU (NifU-like protein) (modular protein) (Evidence 3 : Putative function from multiple computational evidences) — translation MDGNCKDSPDPGPPVHDALQRREVRLQQGYGRLKQGSMEEKTFDFWQDHSLHYLEMAFRTDRHERPAHPEGYGKRTGVCGDTIEIFLSFLHGRIQGVSFQTDGCMNTNACANTVGQLAEGKSIEEAWEITPQHVVDFLETLPAGDHHCAELAVGAFYLALADAERRRRDAYRWRK, via the coding sequence ATGGATGGCAACTGCAAAGATTCCCCTGATCCGGGGCCGCCGGTCCATGATGCGCTCCAGCGTCGGGAGGTCCGATTGCAGCAAGGATACGGGAGGTTGAAACAGGGTTCAATGGAAGAAAAGACGTTTGATTTTTGGCAGGATCACTCCTTGCACTATCTCGAGATGGCCTTTCGAACGGATCGGCACGAGCGCCCGGCGCACCCTGAAGGGTATGGCAAACGGACCGGGGTGTGCGGGGACACCATCGAGATCTTCCTCTCTTTCCTGCACGGCCGGATTCAAGGTGTAAGCTTTCAAACAGACGGCTGCATGAACACCAATGCCTGCGCGAATACGGTTGGCCAACTGGCGGAGGGCAAGTCCATCGAAGAGGCCTGGGAGATTACGCCCCAGCATGTCGTCGATTTTCTCGAGACGCTTCCCGCCGGTGACCATCACTGCGCGGAACTGGCGGTGGGTGCCTTTTATCTGGCCCTTGCCGATGCCGAACGGCGCCGGCGCGATGCGTACCGTTGGCGCAAGTAG
- a CDS encoding hypothetical protein (Evidence 5 : Unknown function) → MGFHPEMVLFPNLGLNLQLCLCGGLLVALAKPVDFLDIGQEFSCPDWKLGLKGEDFPVGKIFLIPDKPGRAAKL, encoded by the coding sequence TTGGGTTTCCATCCGGAAATGGTCCTTTTTCCCAACCTAGGCCTCAACTTGCAGCTTTGCCTGTGTGGCGGCCTGCTGGTGGCCTTAGCGAAACCAGTTGATTTCCTTGATATTGGACAAGAATTTTCATGTCCGGATTGGAAACTGGGTTTGAAGGGAGAAGACTTTCCGGTTGGGAAAATTTTTTTGATACCCGATAAGCCTGGCCGTGCAGCGAAGCTGTGA
- a CDS encoding GCN5-related N-acetyltransferase (fragment): MTASAEDPEPKSRRSSIKIREMEIDDIAQVFHLGEKLFTVESAPNTYRTWDEYEVIELFYGDVEFCLVAVKDEKIVGFILGTTITKTHSAWKYGHLVWLAVDPALQRKGVAEKLFRRFKDVMLKHDVRMLVVDTDAENLPALRLFRRLGFGNPKQHIYLTMNMAGERQLMKKKANGGN; encoded by the coding sequence ATGACGGCATCAGCAGAGGATCCAGAGCCGAAATCCAGGCGCTCGTCGATCAAGATCCGTGAGATGGAGATCGACGACATTGCGCAGGTGTTTCACCTTGGAGAGAAATTATTTACGGTGGAGAGTGCGCCCAACACCTATCGGACGTGGGATGAGTACGAGGTGATCGAACTCTTTTACGGCGATGTGGAGTTTTGTCTCGTGGCGGTAAAGGATGAAAAGATCGTCGGTTTCATCCTGGGAACCACCATTACCAAGACCCACTCGGCCTGGAAATACGGACATCTGGTGTGGCTTGCGGTCGACCCGGCCCTTCAGCGCAAAGGCGTTGCCGAGAAGCTTTTCAGGCGCTTCAAGGATGTCATGCTCAAACACGACGTGCGTATGCTCGTGGTGGACACAGACGCCGAGAACCTGCCCGCATTGCGCCTCTTCAGGCGTCTGGGGTTTGGCAACCCCAAACAGCACATCTATCTGACGATGAACATGGCCGGTGAAAGACAGCTCATGAAGAAAAAAGCGAACGGTGGAAACTGA